A single region of the Sciurus carolinensis chromosome 16, mSciCar1.2, whole genome shotgun sequence genome encodes:
- the Znf471 gene encoding LOW QUALITY PROTEIN: zinc finger protein 471 (The sequence of the model RefSeq protein was modified relative to this genomic sequence to represent the inferred CDS: inserted 2 bases in 1 codon) gives MAQRNASPARGPTVEKVPGRVCAADRLALPEHCFSPREKPGGEGKMTVELVKTQLQNMVTFQEVAGDFSQEEWVWLSSAQXAAYRSVMLENCGSLVSRGLCISKPHVISLLEQGKGPWEGKCGEMRRSPLPEVERETQRLSLTQSLCDDVLVERTTHFGLECSTFVESWKCEDLVERQSQETFSRKESAPHKEALAEEIGYTCTKSVKLGHLDNEESVYDHTSDIKSFSKRSVVLQHKKVHAGRKIFKCNECEKTFTHSSSVTVHQRIHTDEKPYECIERGKAFKQSHHLAQHHRTHTQEKLFECKECRKAFSQNANLIIHQRIHTGEKPYKCKECRKAFRQPSHLAQHRRIHTGEKPYECKKCGKAFQDSSSFAQHQRCHTGKRPYKCVECGKAFRDNMSLTRHFRRYHTGEKPFDCTECGKAFSVHIGLTLHRRIHTGEKPYRCKVCGKPFRSGSSLTVHQRIHTGEKPYECHVCGKAFSHRMSLTGHERVHSGEKPYECKKCGKAFRQSVHLAIHLRIHAGEKPYECKECGKAFRESSQLRTHQRIHIGEKPFECRQCGKAFKRRVYLARHEKIHTGEKPYECAKCGKAFHYTAYLIRHERVHTGEKPYNCTECGKAFGDGSAHAKHQRLHTGHRPYVCVKCGKAFRTKLFFNCHQRCHVGKKH, from the exons ATGGCGCAGAGGAACGCGTCCCCCGCTCGGGGACCCACGGTGGAAAAGGTCCCGGGCCGTGTCTGTGCTGCAGACCG CCTGGCCCTCCCAGAACATTGCTTTTCTCCAAGAGAGAAaccaggaggagaaggaaaaatgactGTGGAACTAGTGAAAACCCAGCTTCAG AACATGGTGACGTTCCAAGAAGTGGCAggagacttctcccaggaggagtgGGTGTGGCTGAGTTCTGCTCA TGCCGCCTACCGCAGCGTGATGCTGGAAAACTGTGGGAGCCTGGTGTCGCGGG GGCTTTGCATTTCTAAGCCACATGTGATTTCCTTACTGGAGCAAGGGAAAGGGCCTTGGGAAGGGAAGTGCGGTGAGATGAGGAGAAGCCCCTTACCAG AGGTGGAACGTGAGACACAGCGACTATCCCTGACACAGTCTTTGTGTGATGATGTGTTAGTGGAGAGAACGACACACTTTGGACTTGAGTGTTCCACTTTCGTTGAAAGTTGGAAATGTGAAGACCTTGTTGAGAGGCAGAGTCAAGAGACATTTAGCAGGAAAGAGTCAGCTCCTCATAAAGAAGCCCTCGCTGAGGAAATAGGCTACACATGTACCAAATCTGTGAAACTCGGCCATCTGGACAATGAAGAGAGTGTTTATGATCATACATCTGATATAAAAAGCTTCTCCAAACGCTCCGTAGTACTACAACACAAGAAAGTTCATGcaggaaggaaaatttttaaatgtaacgAATGTGAGAAAACCTTCACCCATAGTTCGTCTGTGACTgttcatcagagaattcacacgGATGAAAAACCATATGAATGTATAGAACGTGGAAAGGCCTTCAAGCAGAGTCATCACCTTGCTCAGCACCACAGAACTCACACCCAGGAGAAACTCTTTGAATGTAAGGAGTGTAGGAAGGCCTTCAGCCAGAATGCAAACCTTATTATACATCAGAGGATTCATACGGGAGAGAAACCATACAAGTGTAAGGAGTGCAGAAAAGCCTTCAGGCAGCCGTCACACCTGGCGCAGCACCGGAGGATTCACACCGGAGAGAAACCTTACGAGTGTAAGAAGTGTGGAAAAGCCTTCCAGGATAGTTCATCTTTTGCTCAGCATCAGAGATGTCACACTGGCAAGCGACCCTACAAGTGTGTggagtgtgggaaagccttcagggACAACATGTCTCTCACTCGGCACTTCAGGCGTTaccatactggagagaaaccttttGATTGCActgagtgtgggaaagccttcagtgtTCACATAGGACTTACTCTGCACaggagaattcacactggagagaagccttacaGATGCAAGGTGTGTGGGAAACCTTTTCGTAGTGGGTCATCACTGACCGtgcatcagagaattcacacaggagagaagccttACGAATGTCATGtttgtgggaaagccttcagccATCGTATGTCACTCACTGGACATGAGAGAGTCCATTCTGGAGAGAAACCTTACGAATGTAAgaaatgtgggaaagcctttaggCAGAGCGTACATCTTGCTATTCATTTGAGAATTCATGCTGGAgaaaagccctatgaatgtaaggaatgtggaaaagctTTTAGAGAAAGTTCACAGCTGCGTACTCATCAGAGGATTCATATAGGAGAGAAGCCTTTTGAATGTAGgcaatgtggcaaagctttcaaACGGAGGGTGTATCTTGCCAGACATGAGaaaattcatacaggagagaagccttatGAGTGCGCCAAATGTGGTAAAGCTTTTCACTATACTGCCTACCTTATAAGACATGAGAGAGTtcacactggggagaagccctatAACTGTACTGAATGTGGAAAGGCCTTTGGCGATGGCTCGGCCCATGCAAAGCACCAGAGGCTTCACACGGGCCACAGGCCCTACGTCTGTGTTAAATGTGGGAAGGCATTCAGAACAAAGCTGTTCTTTAACTGTCACCAGAGATGTCACGTTGGAAAGAAGCATTGA